The following DNA comes from Clarias gariepinus isolate MV-2021 ecotype Netherlands chromosome 7, CGAR_prim_01v2, whole genome shotgun sequence.
aaacccaACAAGCTAGTGGTTCGTAAGGGGTATCAACCACACCCTCAAGCACAATAGCTAAGTCCTATGTAGGAACTGTTGCTCTAGTGGGCGGCCTCAACCGTTTTGCTTCACAATTAAAgcaggcaactaaagggtgtttttccACAGAGaccccatcaatcagaacaTGGCAAGCCGAAATGGTGGCCACATACATTCTAAGAGTGCTAGGACATATGCCTGAGGACAGTttctcctgcagaaactccagcactcaAACAATCTGGctgtggactgggtctacatttCAAAAACCATTCCAtctgagggcataagttcttctagtagagggagccctagcacttaaaatagtttttattacaTTGGCTGGAAGACCCGTATCTCTTAGTTGGCCCCCCTTAAGGGGccagacgtgaaggttccagagctcAAGCCTGGGATGAATATTGTCCCCtgtgcctgagacagaagatccctcctgaCCAGAATCGCCCAGGGTGAGCCGTCggggagagatattagatctgataaccacactctggtcgtcCAATGGGGCACTATCAATAAGAGGCAAAACCCCTGTTGACAGACCTTTGCTAGGACTCcggggagcagagctatcagagTAAATGCGTAAAGACGCAGTCTGGGCCATGTGTGGGCCATAGTGTTCAGACccaggagaggaggaggagtcagagagtagtaaaggggacattgactgactactttggggtggagtttccattacCCGTGTTttacagcttgtctggacagcaagtctgctcccacatttatATGCCCCGGAATGTAAAtcaccctgagggacaggaacttgtcctgtgcccaaaccAGAATCTGCTGCGCTAACTTGTTTAAGCAGCCCGAACGCAGTCTGCCCTAACGATTTATGTaagagactaccgtagtgttgtccacccgcactaggacatggtagcctctcaactgctgaaagaagtatttcagggcctgaaataaagccatcatttcaaagcaaattgatgtgccatgcgagaaaaTTACCTCTCAAAATctcttgggctggacggtcactTTCTGGACTAGCTTAATCTTCTTTAGGGTACTTAGAATAGATTCGAGAcatgcaggagacagctgtgcctgcatTATGATCGAATCCCATACGACCCCCAAATACAATGTCCTCTAAACAGAAGAGAGAATGCTTTTCTTGGTGTTGAGTCTTAACCCTAGAGTTTTGAGAtaagctaggacgacatcccgatgttgaagcgctagctcctgggACTGAGCCAAAATCCGCCAGttgtatgtattttaaaatacggATGCCTTGGAGTCGTAAAGAAGCCAGagcaaatggaaggacccgatactagtaagcttctcccccgaaagcgaacctcatgAACTTTCTgttttgtggcaatatttctatatgaaaatatgcgtccttcagatcgattgtcacaaaccaatcttaTGGTTGGATATGAGAATCAATCATCTTGACTATCAACATTTTGACGCAACCCCCTGTctttcttgggaaccaagaaataccgactgtaatAGCCTGACTGTCCATCTGGCAGGGGAACTTATGGCTCATGCTATGGCTCCTTTTTCCAGCAAAGTCTGCAATTCCTGCGTCAACAGATGGCTTTGTtacggtttcatggaagtggagaccatgcCGTTGAAACGGGAAGGATGATGTGCAAACTGAATTCCTGTGACCAGGATGATAGTTCAGAGGAAAAGTATGCGAAACCCAGTTAATGGTTCCTAATTCATCTGCCAGTGCTTTCTCTACAGTCCTTTgaacccaaggagatatacttggcagtagcttccacacTGCCAGTTTCTTTTAAAGGGGCACAAGTTTTGACCCTTCGGCTAGATGGGGGGGATGTGAGATGTTTGGCGTCCTGAAACGTGGCAGGAGGCGACCGAACACTTAACATTTCGCTGAAAACTCCCCTTTGTAGATGgacccgccagtgctcaagtccttcagcaggtcagcctagTACGCCTGCAGAACCGCCATAGTGTGCAGGGCAGCACCAACCTAATGATGAGCTCCCAGAAGAGCGATAGCCCACAAGCAACTCTtcaatctggggcatcatcatatagcCCCGTGCCTTTGCATCAATGATAGTCGAATAAATCGACGTTGATGGCATAAACACACGGGACGAGTAAAGATTACTTCATGAATGAGTCACGTCGTCATGGAGGTCACCAAAGAAGGGGAGAGACCGTCGCTGAGGCCCCTCCCCCCGGCCACCCAACAGAAACCTGTGGTCTAGTTTTGAGCGTTTGGGGTTCCCTTGCTCTTGTTTTGGCCAGTCGAGGTGTAAGTGTTTGACTTCCCTAGTTACCACCTCGAGTAACTCCTTGTACGCTCGCTTATCACGAGAGAAGCGTTCTAAGGTGGCACTTTCCATCTCAGCAGGAGCAAGAGAAGAGGTCTCTTCCATCCGATCAGAAGAAGCGCTGTGTGAAATATTTgatatttgatttttatataaaaaataaactatcaTGCATTGAAACAGCTAGTTTTATTGATTATATGCATGTGACACTGAACATATGGTGTGTAATTGATAATGGAGATAAATATGCATTAAGTAGTTTGAGACAATTTTCACCTCTACTGTTTAAATAATGGTATAAAGCAAGCAGACTCCTATTATGGCTGAAGATGAAGACAAAAAAGAGGATATGTTGCCATGAAAGCTCATACCAAAATACATTGGATAAGTAATTAAGGTAGAAGTAACTACCTCTTTTACTAAGCACTAGCcacatgttaattattttacaaaattggACAACAgttatattttaactttttttgttattattatttatttacatggcatgactttatgctaattaaatttaacGGTATTAGTTTAAGATAGAATACGGTAGGTTACATAAgatacataattaaaatataaaataataataatagcaaatgTTTTTACATCTAAGTCATATAGCAGGTGCCTTACCCATCATTTGCTTCTTAGTATTCCTTTCTGGCTGTAGTATGATTATATAACACTTTGGAAGAAATATGCAAAGTAATAAACCAAAGCTTGACGTTAAGATGGCAAATATCTCTACAGCTACAGTGAATTTTCCAGGAGAGCTGACATAAGCAGGAATAAAGGTGATCCAAACAGTACAGAATATGAGTATGCTAAACGTGATGAATTtggcttcattaaaattatCAGGCAGCTTTCGTGCCAGGAAAGccaaaatgaaacacaaaagaGCCAGGAGTCCTATATAACCCAGAACGGCCCAAAAACCTAGAGCAGAGCCTACATTACATTCTAATATGATCTTTTCTTTGTAGTACTTCATATTTTTGTAGGGGAAGGGAGGGGATATTATTAACCACAGGACACAAATAATGACCTGTACAAAAGTGAAAGCAAGTACACTGAGTCTCTGCTGTAGAGGACCAAACCATTTCATGACATTATTACCTGGAAGTGTAGCCCTGAAGGCCATTAACACCACTACTGTTTTTCCCAAAACACAGGAAATGCAGAGGACAAATGTGGTGCCAAATGCTGTGTGTCGCAGCATACATGACCATGCAGAGGGCTTACCAATAAATGTAAGTGAACAGAGGAAACAAAGAAAGAGTGAGAAGAGCAACAAAAAGCTCAGTTCAGAATTGTTGGCCCTAACAATTGGTGTGTCtttgtgtttaaagaaaattacagCAATGCAGCCAGTGAAAGATATTCCTAACAAAGAAAATGATACAAGAATGATCCCCATTATTTCCTCAAATGACAGGAATTCCACTAGCTTTAAGACACATCCATCTTTCTTGTCATTAGACCACAGTTCAGGTGAGCACTTGATGCAAGTTATGGAATCTTAAAGAAGAGACAATATATATGAATTTCAGTAGTTGcaattctattattattaacctAATCAAAATCCCTTTGTCGATTATTGAGGCTAAAGTTATTTATTGTACCTGTTCTGTTACTGATTTCTCCCACTGCACATGGTATACAGTCAAAGCAGCAAATTGGTTTTCCTTTCTGAACAGCCTTCCTGGTGCCAGGGGGACAACTTGGACTACATATAGAGACTGGCacctgaaaatatttttattgtatctaATTATAATACATGTATAGAACATAGCATCTGTTCATATGAATAATGTTTACCTGTGGTTTGTTGTTGGCCCAGGCTATACTGATGTTGTTCAATGACAGCTGAAGGTGTGTCTGCAAAGACCCATCATAGAAGCCTACTTTAACAAATACTGTTTTACCATCCTTGCTTTGTTGCCAATTAAGCAGTTCATACCTTGCTGCTGGGTCTCCATTTTCATCAAAATGTACATCCTCTCCAGTAGGAGAGGTGAAATTGAGTTTCTTCAACTCACTGATTACCTGAATTAAACATCGCAAACTCTTTAGTGGCAAATGGaagtatctgttttttttttttaccaggttATGTTGTTACACTTACCTGCCATGGTTTGTTAACTGTTATGTTTGCACATCCAGTAGAACCATCTTGTCCACTGTCCCTCTTTGGACATTTATAGCTGTTATGCAAAGCATGAGCCAGAGCATACACAGCCTTGTACACG
Coding sequences within:
- the LOC128528163 gene encoding extracellular calcium-sensing receptor-like; the encoded protein is MIFAIEQINNKTDILPGVKLGYKIYNSCASIEITTRASLSLVNGNKQNTSAMACSKLDTVQAIIGEISSSPSIAISATVGPLHIPVISHFATCACLSDKKKYPSFFRTVPSDYYQSRALAKLVKHFGWTWVGTLCSDNDYGNNGINEFIIAAKEEGICVEYSKAFLRTDSREKILKVVEIIKASTSKVIVAFVSYSDLGVLLKEMALQNLTGFQWIGSESWISAPNPAIAEWQHLLIGSMGFAMPKVQIKGLGEFLTKINPTYAAAIYKELWETIFECKLPTQEHFGMKEMCIGNESLSQVQNLYTDVSELRVANNVYKAVYALAHALHNSYKCPKRDSGQDGSTGCANITVNKPWQVISELKKLNFTSPTGEDVHFDENGDPAARYELLNWQQSKDGKTVFVKVGFYDGSLQTHLQLSLNNISIAWANNKPQVPVSICSPSCPPGTRKAVQKGKPICCFDCIPCAVGEISNRTDSITCIKCSPELWSNDKKDGCVLKLVEFLSFEEIMGIILVSFSLLGISFTGCIAVIFFKHKDTPIVRANNSELSFLLLFSLFLCFLCSLTFIGKPSAWSCMLRHTAFGTTFVLCISCVLGKTVVVLMAFRATLPGNNVMKWFGPLQQRLSVLAFTFVQVIICVLWLIISPPFPYKNMKYYKEKIILECNVGSALGFWAVLGYIGLLALLCFILAFLARKLPDNFNEAKFITFSILIFCTVWITFIPAYVSSPGKFTVAVEIFAILTSSFGLLLCIFLPKCYIIILQPERNTKKQMMGKAPAI